A stretch of Clostridium formicaceticum DNA encodes these proteins:
- a CDS encoding phage baseplate assembly protein V — MVIIKDFSILTLINLRIEKKINDHTALYLRGHVKDEDAFKYAKKLDEDIIVYYKRDDSEEIIFHGIIDSITVEKIRDNSYIEMKAYSYSYKEDREERVNMFQNIEMTYQEMVDALDMKDSTIAYIDKQKGNQKINTPMCQYEETNFQFLKRVASRENLPLIVEDVSNQRPYIWLGRKKGKKKAIGSCDFRIENSSISRTCSITTEEKVDIGDWIKIEEEEWYVVGLEVFLNKGILYFKCQLTMYDQYISETFENPKIAGKSMIVEVAHNVDPEKKGRLQVMFDGEKVSSNCFWFPYLTPYGGDQLGISFIPEKGDKVLVYFPTKKEEEAVIIGSLRKNGYDELEFPDVKRIKVDKDKEIIFAKDTIRIEGAKEKVLLELSSDCLKLENQHSLLKLEKDCIELTTKNASIKIQNDVEIKGNKIKLN, encoded by the coding sequence ATGGTTATAATAAAAGATTTTTCAATTCTAACATTGATTAATCTTAGAATTGAAAAAAAAATAAATGATCACACTGCGCTTTATCTAAGGGGACATGTGAAGGATGAAGATGCTTTTAAATACGCCAAAAAATTAGATGAAGATATAATAGTATATTATAAAAGGGATGATTCTGAAGAGATTATTTTTCATGGAATTATTGATAGTATTACTGTTGAAAAGATAAGGGATAACAGCTATATAGAAATGAAAGCTTATTCCTATTCTTATAAAGAGGATAGAGAAGAAAGAGTTAATATGTTTCAAAATATAGAAATGACTTATCAAGAGATGGTAGATGCTCTAGATATGAAGGATTCCACAATCGCCTATATTGATAAACAAAAAGGCAATCAAAAAATTAATACACCTATGTGTCAATATGAAGAAACGAACTTTCAATTTTTAAAGAGAGTTGCATCCCGAGAGAATCTTCCCTTGATTGTAGAAGACGTAAGTAACCAGCGTCCTTACATTTGGTTGGGAAGGAAAAAAGGGAAGAAAAAAGCCATAGGATCATGTGATTTTAGAATAGAGAATAGCAGTATTAGCAGAACATGTAGCATTACAACAGAGGAAAAAGTGGATATTGGTGACTGGATAAAGATTGAGGAAGAAGAATGGTATGTGGTAGGTTTAGAAGTTTTTTTAAACAAGGGGATACTGTACTTTAAGTGCCAACTTACGATGTATGATCAATACATAAGCGAAACATTCGAAAACCCCAAAATAGCAGGAAAGTCAATGATAGTAGAAGTGGCACATAATGTAGATCCTGAAAAAAAAGGAAGGCTACAAGTGATGTTTGATGGTGAAAAGGTATCTAGCAACTGTTTTTGGTTTCCCTATCTAACCCCTTACGGAGGAGATCAGTTAGGCATAAGCTTTATACCAGAAAAAGGTGATAAGGTATTAGTATACTTTCCAACAAAGAAAGAAGAAGAAGCAGTAATTATTGGTAGCCTTAGAAAAAATGGCTATGATGAGCTGGAGTTCCCTGACGTTAAGAGAATTAAAGTTGATAAAGATAAGGAGATTATTTTTGCTAAGGATACAATCAGAATAGAAGGAGCAAAAGAAAAGGTGTTACTTGAACTAAGTTCAGATTGTTTGAAGCTGGAGAACCAACATTCTTTACTAAAGTTAGAAAAGGACTGCATAGAATTGACTACAAAGAATGCCAGTATAAAAATACAAAATGATGTTGAAATAAAGGGAAATAAAATAAAATTAAATTAA